The window TCATCCGGAGGACGAGCTGGGCCGCGGGCATCTCCAGGGAGTAGATCCCCACCCCCACCCCCTCCTTGAGGGCGGCGTGCTGGGCGATGGTGAGGGCGAAGGCGGTCTTCCCCATGGCGGGGCGGGCGGCGATGATGTTCAGGGAGCCGGGGGCGAGGGTGCCGATGAGCTGGTCCAGCTCCTTGAAGCCCGTGCGCACCCCGGCGGTCTCCCCCTTGTTCTGGAAGAGGGCCTCAATGTGCTCAAAGGTCTCGTGGACGAGCTCCCGCATGGAGCGGGCCTCCACCTCCGTCTGGGCCAGGGCCACCTCCAGGATCCGCTTCCCCGCCTGGTCCAGGATCTCGTCCAGGCTTCCCGCCTCCTCGTAGGCGAGGCGCATGGCCTCCCCGGCCGCCTGGATGAGCCTGCGCAGGGTCCACTTCTCCGCCACGATGCGGGCGTAGTGCTCGGCGTAAGCGGCGGTGGGGGTGGCCTCGGAAAGCTGCATCAGGTAGCTGATCCCCCCCACCCCGTCCAGCTCCCCCCGGCGGGAAAGCTCCTCGGCGAGGGTCACCAGGTCCACGGGGCTGCCCTCGGCCCTCAGGCCCTGCATGGCGGCGTAGATCTTGCGGTGGGCCTCGGCGTAGAAGGCCTCGGGGGTGGGGAGCAGGCCCTCAATCTCGTCCAGGACTTGATAGTCCAGGAGGATCGCCCCCAGGACGCTCTGCTCCGCCTCGAGGCTGTGGGGGGGGATACGGCCTTCCATAAGCCTCCCCAGGTTAAGCCCGCCTCCCCTCCTTCCGCCAGAGGCCTTTCCTTGTGGGAAGGATTGGCTCTTTTCCGCTTCTCAGGGGAGGGGCCTAAGCTCTAAGGCGTGCGCTGGCTCCTTCTCCTCCTCCTCCTTGCCGCCTGCCGGGCCCAGGGCCTGCCCGAGCCCTACGCCACCCTGGAAAGGGGCGGGAAGGAAGCCCTCCGCCAGGTGGCCCTCGAGGCCCAGGGGTACGCGGGCCTCCTCGCGGGCTGGCTCCTGGTGGGCGAGGAAGACCTTCCCCTCGCCGAACGGGCGGAGTACGCCTGGCGCTACGCCCTCTTCCTGGAAGAGGTGCGGGCCTTTGAGCCGGGCTGGGAGGCGGAGGCGGCCTGGCGGGTGGCGGCGCCCCTCCTGGAGGCGGCGGAAGACGCGAGGGCCTTCTCCGCCTGGGCGAGGCTTCTCCCCGAGGAGGAGGCCGTCCAGGCCCTTCTGCGCCTCGGCCAGGGGGAGAGGCTCTGGGAGGCCCTCTTCCGCGGCCGGGCGTACGAACCCCTCCTAAAGGCCCTCCCCGAGGGGGAAAGGCCCGACCTCCGCGCCCAGGCCCTCTACCGCCTGGGGCGCTACGAGGAGGCCCTTCCCCACTACCGGGCCTGGGCGGAAGCGGACCCGAGGGGCTACCTGGGCCTGGGCTACGCCCTCTGGCGGCTCGGGAGGCGGGAGGAGGCCCTTCAGGCCTTCGCCCGCTACGACCACCCGGAAAGCCGCCTGGCCCAAGGCCGCCTCCTGGAGGGGATGGGGCGGGTGGAGGAGGCCCTTGCCCGCTACCTGGCGAGCACCCCGGAGGGGCTTTGGCGGGCCACGGCCCTGCTTGAGCGCCTGGGGCGGAAGGAGGAGGCCCTAGGGGTCTACCTCCGCCTCGCCCAAGGGGAAAGCCCCTACGCCGACGACGCCGCC of the Thermus thermophilus HB8 genome contains:
- the dnaB gene encoding replicative DNA helicase, producing the protein MEGRIPPHSLEAEQSVLGAILLDYQVLDEIEGLLPTPEAFYAEAHRKIYAAMQGLRAEGSPVDLVTLAEELSRRGELDGVGGISYLMQLSEATPTAAYAEHYARIVAEKWTLRRLIQAAGEAMRLAYEEAGSLDEILDQAGKRILEVALAQTEVEARSMRELVHETFEHIEALFQNKGETAGVRTGFKELDQLIGTLAPGSLNIIAARPAMGKTAFALTIAQHAALKEGVGVGIYSLEMPAAQLVLRMMCSEARIDMNRVRLGQLSDRDFSRLVDVAGRLSEAPIFIDDTPDLTLMELRARARRLRSQHNVGLIIIDYLQLMSGPGGGQKGENRQQEIAAISRGLKALARELGVPVIALSQLSRAVEARPNKRPMLSDLRESGSIEQDADLVMFIYRDEYYNPHSEKAGIAEIIVGKQRNGPTGTVELQFHAQHVRFNDLAKEP
- a CDS encoding transglycosylase SLT domain-containing protein, whose protein sequence is MRWLLLLLLLAACRAQGLPEPYATLERGGKEALRQVALEAQGYAGLLAGWLLVGEEDLPLAERAEYAWRYALFLEEVRAFEPGWEAEAAWRVAAPLLEAAEDARAFSAWARLLPEEEAVQALLRLGQGERLWEALFRGRAYEPLLKALPEGERPDLRAQALYRLGRYEEALPHYRAWAEADPRGYLGLGYALWRLGRREEALQAFARYDHPESRLAQGRLLEGMGRVEEALARYLASTPEGLWRATALLERLGRKEEALGVYLRLAQGESPYADDAALRAYLLAGELGNGEARQEAYARLEGGLGLLVGKRPSPPPQALEAPPAPLTPLVEALVRAGKAAWARGEVRYALWRRPKDWPALVPLLYRLGAYREGIRAAWPTALAYPRAYREWVEGYAGKEGLDPDLLFALLHVESRFDPKAVSPTGALGLAQFLRSTWADVARMLGEPPADPFDPESAIRYAARYLRWLMERCAAFSGVERLACAVTAYNGGIGYTLRGIAREGGLYAFLRFQERDEPREYLAKVLSAYAAYKAIP